A DNA window from Anastrepha ludens isolate Willacy chromosome 6, idAnaLude1.1, whole genome shotgun sequence contains the following coding sequences:
- the LOC128868718 gene encoding uncharacterized protein LOC128868718 — translation MVVKYGPYFKMTKIECRDVNKSLVLVNVCRLKAVKRDITEATVRVLLLKPVDNCNIHVELLRKYNSYQPFFINNTFDVCAFLKTRKNSVYFDILFKLIENYTNANHTCPYEGEFIVEKFRPLHNNLILPIPSGDYCIKFSFYTSDTLLIQLNVWFSFNELEKWNISQTKKGEVKTFVDSMTF, via the exons TACGGCCCTTATTTCAAAATGACGAAAATTGAATGCAGAGATGTCAATAAAAGTTTAGTCCTCGTGAATGTTTGCCGACTCAAAGCAGTAAAACGAGACATCACTGAGGCGACAGTTCGTGTGCTGCTACTGAAACCAGTGGATAACTGCAAT ATACATGTTGAGCTTCTGCGCAAATACAACTCCTATCAACCTTTTTTTATCAACAATACCTTTGATGTTTGCGCATTCCTTAAAACCCGTAAAAACTCTGTCTATTTCGATATATTATTCAAATTGATAGAGAACTACACGAATGCGAATCATACGTGCCCTTATGAG GGTGAATTTATCGTCGAGAAATTCAGACCGCTACATAATAATTTGATCTTACCAATTCCCTCTGGTGATTActgtattaaatttagtttttatacatCAGATACTTTACTTATTCAATTGAATGTGTGGTTTAGCTTCAACGAGCTGGAAAAATGGAATATATCCCAGACAAAGAAAGGCGAAGTGAAAACTTTTGTCGACTCTATGACATTTTAA